The following proteins come from a genomic window of Streptomyces sp. NBC_00539:
- a CDS encoding deoxyribonuclease IV codes for MARRNPVGGHVPVAGGLASVGLTYAREMGAEAVQVFVANPRGWATPAGNPAQDEQFRAQCADGSVPAYVHAPYLINFGSHTGATVERSVESLRHSLRRARAIGALGVVVHTGSATGGRPREVAYAQVRQYMLPLLEELTHDDDPFLLLESTAGQGSSLCSRTWDFGPYFEALDHHPKLGICLDTCHIFAAGHDLAEPGGVKQTLDLLVDTVGGGRLKLIHANDSKEGVGAHKDRHANIGQGHIGREAFGELFSHPATEGVPLIIETPGGKEGHAADVALLKELRGAHA; via the coding sequence GTGGCGCGCCGCAACCCGGTGGGCGGGCACGTCCCCGTGGCCGGCGGGCTGGCCTCGGTCGGCCTGACCTACGCGCGTGAGATGGGCGCCGAGGCCGTCCAGGTCTTCGTGGCCAACCCCCGCGGATGGGCCACCCCGGCCGGCAATCCGGCGCAGGACGAACAGTTCCGGGCCCAGTGCGCGGACGGGTCCGTTCCGGCCTACGTCCACGCGCCGTACCTGATCAACTTCGGCTCGCACACCGGGGCGACCGTCGAGAGGTCGGTGGAGTCCCTGCGGCACTCGCTGCGCCGCGCCCGTGCGATCGGGGCGCTCGGGGTGGTCGTGCACACTGGCTCGGCCACCGGCGGGCGTCCGCGCGAAGTGGCGTACGCGCAGGTCAGGCAGTACATGCTGCCGCTGCTGGAGGAGCTGACGCACGACGACGACCCGTTCCTGCTGCTGGAGTCCACGGCCGGGCAGGGTTCCTCGCTGTGCTCGCGCACCTGGGACTTCGGCCCGTACTTCGAGGCCCTCGACCACCACCCGAAGCTCGGCATCTGCCTGGACACCTGCCACATCTTCGCGGCCGGGCACGACCTCGCGGAGCCCGGCGGCGTCAAGCAGACGCTGGACCTGCTGGTGGACACGGTGGGCGGGGGCCGGCTCAAGCTGATCCACGCCAACGACTCCAAGGAAGGCGTCGGCGCCCACAAGGACCGCCACGCGAACATCGGCCAGGGGCACATCGGGCGGGAGGCGTTCGGCGAGCTGTTCTCGCACCCCGCGACGGAGGGTGTGCCGCTGATCATCGAGACGCCGGGCGGCAAGGAGGGCCACGCCGCGGACGTGGCACTGTTGAAGGAGCTCCGCGGCGCCCACGCATAA
- the pknB gene encoding Stk1 family PASTA domain-containing Ser/Thr kinase, with translation MDTTLDDPIVGQTLDGRYRIDARIAAGGMATVYRALDTRLDRVLALKVMHPALAADAAFVDRFIREAKSVARLAHPNVVAVFDQGTDGPYTYLAMEYVSGCTLRDVLRQRGALQPRAALDILEPVLAALGAAHRAGFVHRDMKPENVLIGDDGRVKVADFGLVRSVDTVTSTTGSVLGTVSYLAPEQIENGVTDTRVDVYACGVVFYEMLTGSKPHTGGSPAQVLYQHLNEDVPPPSAAVPGLPACLDSLVARATARDPQLRPSDAAALLGLTLEARAALSEDELDAVPPQAHPGERGASEDRTSVIPRPVSGTGNQPVQHTSRLAAPPPPAPRARRRARPRGLYLVIAAVLLALGLGAGVWYINSGQFTKVPNLLGKTEEQARSELSAAGLGVKGVDRKFSEAFDRGTVMNTDPQGGKRIRGNGAVTLTVSRGPEIVSVPALKGKTLDAAKAELTSAGLAPGIVTQAFSQDVPQGAVITTDPEGGQKRAPDTAVAIVVSKGRPVQVPNVTGQPVDQARVALQDLGLKVETAAEQVNSPSPAGTVANQSAAAGTQAAAGDTVTLTVSKGPRQVPVPNVTGQEADVARRALEAQGFKVKVERPFFGFSNTVDAQSVPGGQSAPEGSTIIIRTKGL, from the coding sequence GTGGACACGACCCTGGACGACCCCATCGTCGGGCAGACGCTCGACGGCCGCTACCGCATCGACGCCCGCATCGCGGCCGGCGGCATGGCCACGGTCTACCGCGCCCTCGACACCCGCCTCGACCGCGTCCTCGCGCTCAAGGTGATGCACCCGGCCCTCGCCGCGGACGCCGCCTTCGTCGACCGGTTCATCCGCGAGGCGAAGTCCGTGGCCCGCCTCGCCCACCCCAATGTCGTCGCCGTCTTCGACCAGGGCACGGACGGCCCGTACACGTACCTGGCCATGGAGTACGTCTCCGGCTGCACCCTGCGCGACGTGCTCCGCCAGCGCGGCGCCCTCCAGCCGCGGGCCGCCCTGGACATCCTCGAACCGGTCCTCGCCGCGCTCGGCGCCGCGCACCGGGCCGGGTTCGTCCACCGCGACATGAAGCCCGAGAACGTCCTGATCGGCGACGACGGCCGGGTCAAGGTCGCCGACTTCGGCCTGGTCCGCAGCGTCGACACGGTCACCAGCACCACCGGCTCCGTCCTCGGCACCGTCTCCTACCTCGCCCCGGAGCAGATCGAGAACGGCGTCACCGACACGCGCGTGGACGTCTACGCCTGCGGCGTCGTCTTCTACGAGATGCTCACCGGCTCCAAGCCCCACACCGGCGGCAGTCCCGCCCAGGTGCTCTACCAGCACCTCAACGAGGACGTCCCGCCCCCGTCGGCCGCCGTCCCCGGGCTGCCCGCCTGCCTGGACTCGCTCGTCGCCCGCGCCACCGCGCGCGACCCGCAGCTGCGGCCCTCCGACGCCGCCGCGCTGCTGGGCCTGACGCTGGAGGCACGCGCCGCGTTGAGCGAGGACGAGCTGGACGCCGTGCCGCCCCAGGCGCACCCGGGCGAACGGGGCGCGAGCGAGGACCGCACCAGCGTGATCCCCCGGCCCGTCTCCGGGACGGGTAACCAGCCCGTCCAGCACACCTCCCGCCTGGCGGCCCCGCCGCCGCCCGCGCCGCGGGCCCGCCGCCGGGCCCGGCCGCGCGGCCTGTACCTGGTCATCGCCGCGGTGCTGCTGGCCCTCGGTCTCGGCGCGGGCGTCTGGTACATCAACTCGGGCCAGTTCACCAAGGTGCCGAACCTCCTGGGCAAGACGGAGGAACAGGCCCGTTCCGAGCTGTCGGCGGCGGGTCTCGGGGTGAAGGGGGTGGACCGGAAGTTCAGCGAGGCCTTCGACCGCGGCACGGTCATGAACACCGACCCCCAGGGCGGCAAGCGCATCCGCGGCAACGGCGCCGTGACGCTGACCGTCTCCCGCGGGCCCGAGATCGTCAGCGTGCCCGCGCTCAAGGGCAAGACCCTGGACGCCGCCAAGGCGGAGCTGACGTCGGCAGGTCTCGCGCCCGGCATCGTGACCCAGGCGTTCAGCCAGGACGTCCCCCAGGGCGCGGTGATCACCACCGACCCGGAGGGCGGGCAGAAGCGGGCCCCCGACACGGCGGTGGCGATCGTCGTCAGTAAGGGCCGCCCCGTGCAGGTGCCGAACGTGACCGGTCAGCCCGTGGACCAGGCGCGCGTCGCCCTCCAGGACCTCGGCCTCAAGGTGGAGACGGCGGCCGAACAGGTCAACTCCCCCTCCCCCGCCGGTACGGTCGCCAACCAGTCGGCCGCCGCCGGCACCCAGGCCGCGGCGGGTGACACGGTGACGCTCACCGTGTCCAAGGGCCCCCGCCAGGTGCCGGTGCCGAACGTGACGGGCCAGGAGGCCGACGTGGCCCGCAGGGCGCTGGAGGCGCAGGGCTTCAAGGTGAAGGTGGAGCGGCCGTTCTTCGGTTTCAGCAACACGGTCGACGCGCAGTCGGTGCCCGGCGGCCAGAGCGCCCCCGAAGGCAGCACGATCATCATCCGCACCAAGGGGCTGTGA